Proteins found in one Clostridium kluyveri DSM 555 genomic segment:
- the rnfB gene encoding RnfABCDGE type electron transport complex subunit B yields MQTAIMVLIVMTIIGLLFGLILAYVDKKFAVEVNPLIELVEDVLPKGQCGGCGYAGCKAYAEAVVLDESVSPNLCVPGKEEVAKAVAELTGKSAGDVEAKVAHVRCLGDLSNTVKKYDYKGIKDCTAANLLQGGPKACEYGCLGFGTCVKHCPFDALTMGSKGLPIVDTFKCTGCGSCTIVCPKSVIQLRPLGSKVQVNCNSKDKGAQVRKSCKVGCIGCGLCMKNCSYGAIKLENNLAVVDHHICIEKCSEATCLAKCPTGAIKKITSAMDLQEQSKEEAAANS; encoded by the coding sequence ATGCAGACAGCAATTATGGTTTTAATAGTAATGACCATTATAGGACTTTTGTTTGGACTTATTTTGGCCTATGTAGATAAAAAATTTGCAGTAGAGGTAAATCCACTTATAGAATTGGTAGAAGATGTGCTCCCAAAGGGACAATGTGGAGGATGCGGGTATGCAGGATGTAAGGCATATGCAGAAGCAGTTGTGCTGGACGAAAGTGTTTCTCCTAATCTTTGTGTACCTGGGAAAGAAGAAGTTGCAAAGGCAGTGGCAGAACTTACCGGTAAATCTGCTGGAGATGTTGAAGCAAAAGTTGCTCATGTAAGGTGTTTGGGAGATTTATCAAATACAGTAAAAAAATATGACTACAAGGGAATAAAGGATTGTACTGCGGCAAATTTACTTCAGGGAGGACCTAAAGCCTGTGAGTATGGATGTTTAGGTTTTGGAACCTGTGTAAAACATTGTCCTTTTGATGCATTAACTATGGGGTCTAAAGGGTTACCAATAGTTGATACATTTAAATGTACAGGCTGTGGTTCTTGTACAATTGTTTGTCCAAAGAGTGTAATTCAACTGAGACCTTTAGGTTCAAAAGTTCAAGTTAATTGTAATTCTAAAGATAAGGGTGCACAGGTACGTAAATCCTGTAAGGTAGGATGTATTGGGTGTGGACTATGCATGAAAAATTGCTCCTATGGTGCTATTAAGCTGGAGAATAATTTAGCAGTAGTGGATCACCATATCTGTATTGAAAAATGCAGTGAAGCTACTTGTCTTGCTAAATGTCCTACAGGAGCCATTAAAAAAATTACAAGTGCTATGGATTTGCAAGAGCAAAGTAAAGAAGAAGCTGCAGCAAATTCATAA
- a CDS encoding Gx transporter family protein translates to MNKTKKLVFLSFLVGMALVIYIIEAQIPVLFPGIKLGLSNTVSLATLILLGWREALLVMLLRTLLGSMFNGTMTAFMFSIAGGILSNLVMIILYKYLKNSMSLWTISICGAIFHNIGQLLIASIIIQDFKIYIYLPVLLISAIITGYFIGWCTKFLMDNLSKIPIFKSFLDS, encoded by the coding sequence ATGAATAAAACAAAAAAATTAGTTTTCTTAAGCTTTCTAGTAGGCATGGCTCTAGTCATATATATAATAGAAGCACAGATTCCAGTTTTATTTCCTGGAATCAAACTAGGATTGTCTAATACAGTATCGCTGGCCACCTTAATACTTTTAGGCTGGAGGGAAGCATTACTGGTAATGCTTTTAAGAACTCTTTTAGGTTCAATGTTTAACGGTACAATGACCGCATTTATGTTCAGCATAGCTGGTGGAATTTTAAGCAATTTAGTTATGATTATATTATATAAATATCTTAAAAATTCCATGAGTCTTTGGACTATAAGCATATGCGGCGCCATATTTCATAATATAGGTCAGTTATTAATAGCATCTATTATAATTCAGGACTTCAAAATATATATATACCTGCCTGTGCTTTTAATATCTGCCATAATAACAGGATATTTTATAGGTTGGTGTACAAAATTCCTAATGGACAATTTAAGTAAAATTCCCATATTTAAAAGTTTCCTGGATTCCTGA
- a CDS encoding Cof-type HAD-IIB family hydrolase, whose protein sequence is MNYKIIAVDMDGTLLDDERLIPEYNKDMIYKAVKLGVKFVICSGRPPMALKFYSEIIFPDEPVICCNGGVIIGENKNVIKSVPLNKYSLLKVIDILREEKDTYYHFYDDFGLYSEQFRYTTKKFYDINNSLSEKFKMKITIVKNSKTFIKHCRCNITKIVVIDEDVEYLERLRNKIAKVPGITTTKSDLYNIEIVSRGVSKGSALEFLAHYYDIPMEQCIAVGNDENDKSMIKTAGLGVAVFNSREILKKSADYITETDNNSGAVGEVIKKFIL, encoded by the coding sequence ATGAATTATAAAATTATTGCAGTAGATATGGATGGAACCCTTCTGGACGATGAGAGACTGATACCAGAGTATAATAAAGATATGATATATAAAGCTGTAAAGTTAGGAGTAAAATTTGTCATTTGTTCGGGAAGACCTCCTATGGCATTAAAGTTTTATTCTGAAATAATATTTCCAGATGAACCTGTAATATGCTGTAATGGAGGAGTAATAATAGGAGAAAATAAAAATGTTATTAAATCAGTTCCCTTGAATAAATACAGCTTACTAAAAGTTATAGATATATTAAGAGAGGAGAAAGATACCTATTATCATTTTTATGACGATTTTGGACTTTATAGCGAGCAATTTAGGTATACCACTAAAAAATTTTATGATATTAATAATAGTCTCAGTGAAAAATTCAAGATGAAAATTACAATTGTAAAGAATTCAAAAACATTCATAAAACACTGCAGATGTAATATAACTAAAATAGTAGTTATAGACGAGGATGTAGAATATCTGGAGAGATTGAGAAATAAAATAGCTAAGGTTCCGGGTATAACAACTACAAAGTCAGATTTGTATAATATTGAAATAGTTAGCAGAGGTGTTTCAAAAGGCAGTGCTCTGGAATTTTTGGCACATTATTATGATATACCTATGGAGCAGTGCATAGCTGTGGGGAATGATGAGAATGATAAGAGTATGATTAAAACTGCCGGTCTTGGGGTAGCTGTATTTAATTCACGGGAAATTTTAAAAAAATCTGCAGATTATATTACAGAAACAGATAATAACAGTGGTGCTGTAGGAGAAGTTATTAAAAAATTTATATTGTAA
- a CDS encoding DUF4397 domain-containing protein, whose amino-acid sequence MKGELLMFICPYCARNFYRAPKFRAVSHIRFLNASPNSPAIDVYLNDRLMFRNLLYKYFSDYVTIPSGTYHIKVFPSGNTVNPLIDKSLFIPPEKIFTLAAINEYPNMDLLSIEDVRHPKIPDKAFIRFGHLSPEAPTLNVVLPNGNTLFSNVSYKQITPYIPVDPGTYTIEARSSSSDERILYVPNIRLRGDRFYTIYAVGNLSKPPELQVLIPLDGNSYIGS is encoded by the coding sequence ATGAAAGGTGAATTACTAATGTTCATTTGTCCTTATTGTGCTCGGAATTTTTACAGAGCTCCTAAATTTAGAGCTGTATCCCACATAAGATTTTTAAATGCCAGTCCAAATTCTCCTGCAATAGATGTATATTTAAACGATAGACTTATGTTTAGAAATTTACTGTATAAATACTTTTCAGATTATGTAACTATACCTTCTGGAACATATCATATAAAAGTATTTCCTTCTGGAAATACTGTAAATCCACTTATAGATAAGAGTCTATTCATACCTCCAGAAAAAATATTTACTCTGGCTGCCATAAATGAGTATCCAAATATGGACCTTTTATCTATAGAAGATGTCCGCCATCCTAAAATTCCAGATAAAGCATTTATAAGATTTGGTCATCTTTCCCCTGAAGCACCTACCCTAAATGTGGTTCTTCCTAATGGGAATACACTTTTTTCAAATGTATCTTACAAACAGATAACTCCATATATACCTGTAGATCCTGGAACCTATACCATAGAAGCTAGGTCTTCTAGTTCCGATGAAAGAATTCTATATGTACCTAATATAAGATTACGTGGAGATAGATTTTATACCATATATGCTGTAGGAAACTTATCTAAACCACCTGAACTTCAAGTATTAATTCCTCTGGACGGCAACAGTTATATCGGTTCTTAG
- a CDS encoding DUF4883 family protein has product MKKFLLILIPVIFLAGLSYKLNNEVFNPQKPNNFYYTNLLAKNLTLSSPLKCTMEENNFHDEINLDKDNIVDIKNMLSSLKKKNFISKPKNLPEKSAYRITFTFDKEKLLIDIYNEKYVCIYPWDGKYSMDYIDISDIPVSLNLYYLGKYLFKQY; this is encoded by the coding sequence TTGAAAAAATTTTTATTAATTTTAATACCGGTTATATTTCTTGCAGGACTTAGTTATAAATTAAACAATGAGGTATTTAATCCCCAAAAACCAAACAATTTTTATTACACAAACTTGCTTGCTAAAAATTTAACTTTATCCTCTCCATTAAAATGTACCATGGAAGAAAATAATTTTCACGATGAAATAAATTTAGATAAAGATAATATTGTAGATATAAAAAATATGCTGTCTTCCCTTAAAAAAAAGAATTTTATTAGCAAGCCTAAAAATCTTCCAGAAAAATCTGCCTATAGGATTACATTCACCTTTGATAAAGAAAAATTATTAATAGACATATATAATGAAAAGTATGTGTGTATCTATCCCTGGGACGGAAAATATTCTATGGACTACATAGATATAAGTGACATTCCGGTCTCTTTAAATTTGTATTATTTAGGTAAATATCTTTTTAAACAGTATTAA